The stretch of DNA CTATTATGACGTCTAACAACCTTTGATTCTCACCATTACCTAACTCTGATCTAAGATACTGGGCAGCGCCTTTGATAGAGCCGAGGGGATTCCGTATTTCATGAGCTAAAACGGGCGCCATTTCCTCCAGCAGGAGTGATTTTTCTCTCTCGAGCTTTTCATCAAAGGCATACAGGGAGGTAAATACATCCTTGCCTTCCGGGTATATATAACTGAATATCATCTTCAAGACGAGCTTGAAAGGTTCTATAGCGATAACGATTATAATAGACGCCAATAATATATGGGTAAAGGGGGGACTTACCCCTTTACCGAATAATCCAATAATGAGGACAATAGTGATCGTCGCAAAGAGGGTGATGATCGAAACGACGAGCGCCCTCGCCATGAGTTCGTGCAATTCGGGAAGATGAGGGTGTGTAATAAGAATCAGAATAAAGTACAGGAGAACGGCAATAAAGAGATTGGAAAGAGGAGGGAATGCATATCCATAATAATACAAAATGTCACAGGAACTCAGGAGCGCCGTTGCCGCGCACGCGACAGATAAATAAACCATTCGCGTTCTTTCAACGCCCTGGGGTCTTGTTCTAACGTAGTGAATAAGAGCTATATAACAGACAATAAGTAGTGAGCATGTATATAATAGAAGGAAATTTTCAAGGTATGCCCACCTGTACAGGGGTGAGAAAAAGGTCATGAAAAGTAAAATGCTGAAAACCGTAGTGGTTATAATATCCCTCTTTGTTAGAAAAGTTTGCTGGTGAAGGAGTGAACGGGTAAACTTTATGGAAGAGGGAGGAATGGCAATCAACCCCAGGTATTCAATAATTTTCCAGAAATCATGAGTAAGGGCTCCGTAGAAAAAGGCGCCCCCTTTATAGAGAAAGAGTGACAGACACAAAGAAGCAAAGGATACATGGACGGGAACCTTTTTTTTATTGATAATCAAAACACTTGAAATTATAAGGCTAACTGTTGCTAATGCAAAAGTTTCCATAAAGCCAAAGCCCTATCGTCCAGGAAACACGTCCAATAGCTGTTTATGTTCTAAGGTGTCGCTCCTGCGAAACTTCTCCTTCCGACAGCGGGGATCGAAAAACAGGATTCGCAAATTACCACGGCCCCCCACTTTCTTAGGAGGTATCTGGATTCCTGATTGCGCAAGATTCATAGCTCATCCCTATTATTCTTCTATAATTAGCTGTGTCTATTTTAAAAGGATGATATAAATTTTGATCATGGAAGTCAAGAAAGCAGAAGAACTGCTTCATGATACGATATAAAAAACAAGCCGAGCATGCTTATAACATGCTCGGCCACTTTTTTATCTTTCAAAATTTTACTAATACTACTTATGCGCAGGAGCCGGTGCTGCCGGTGCTGCCGGTGCCGGGGGCGCGCCTGGAGCCGGTGCCGGGGCTGGTGCTGGTGCAGGAGCTGGTGCCGGTGCTGCTGCCTCTTTCTTGGCAGGCTCAGCCGGTTTCTTTTCTGGCGCCGATGGGCAGCCGACCAACGTAAACGTTAGTGTTACAAAGAAAAGAATTGAAAAAATGATTGCGAACAGTTTTCTCATCGATTTCTACCTCCTTTTTAAATTTTTTCTGATGTTGGAAAATCACATCCATCCCTTGATGTGGGCAAGATACTCTATATTTTTTTACCTTGTCAAGATAAATCTTCACTACATGAAGACCTTTTTTTTCACAACTTGATCGATAAACATGTTTTTTACCTTTACAACACGTTATTCTGCGTAGACAAATACGCACCGCA from Deltaproteobacteria bacterium encodes:
- a CDS encoding ATP-binding protein, producing the protein MVYLSVACAATALLSSCDILYYYGYAFPPLSNLFIAVLLYFILILITHPHLPELHELMARALVVSIITLFATITIVLIIGLFGKGVSPPFTHILLASIIIVIAIEPFKLVLKMIFSYIYPEGKDVFTSLYAFDEKLEREKSLLLEEMAPVLAHEIRNPLGSIKGAAQYLRSELGNGENQRLLDVIIEEADRLNSVVSQFLNYAKPYTLNLKMQDVNQIIEKALSVIQASPRLDNIVIEKELRPDLPFINVDAEQLIQVMLNIAFNAVEAMPAGGTLIFRTSKISSGDGEAVGISIRDTGTGIKKEEMKNIFKPFFTTKERGVGLGLAICQKIIKNHGGHVRVKSIPMQGSIFYIRLGGTQ